The Virgibacillus sp. SK37 region TGTGGCAGAAGAAGATGACTAATAATAGAGAAAGCGAATGAGTATACATGGAATGGAAGATCGAACCTTTCTATGATGGAAAGCTAATTCGGGACTATTTACAAGAGGTCCAAGGCTTTTCCAAAAGAATTATGAAGGCTTTGAAATATGACGGTGGAGAGTTACTCGTTAATGGGAATCCGGAAACTGTTACATTTAAATTATCTGCAGGAGATACGTTGTCGATCTTATTTCCTCCTGAGCAAAAGGGGAGCTATATGAAGGCGGAAGAAATTCCGGTGGATATTGTGTATGAGGATGACGGACTTCTCGTATTGAATAAATCTGCCGGAATGCCAGTTAGTCCCTCCTATCAACATACTTCCGGAACGGTTGCCAATGCACTGCTTGGTTACTATGAAAAAATGGACATTCCTTATACTATTCATATTGTTACCCGTCTGGACAGGGATACTTCCGGATTGATGCTTGTTGCAAAGCACCGTTACAGTCATTCTTTATTGTCAGTCCAACAACAAACAGGAGCAGTGAAAAGGAAATATAAAGCAATTTTACAAGGGCACTTGCCTGAGAAAAATGGGATTATAGATTATCCTATCGGAAGAAAAGAAGGCTCGATTATTGAAAGAACGGTCGTAGAAGATGGTAAACATGCAATCACGCATTATCGAATTACCAAGGAATGGATAGAGCATTCTCTTGCTGATGTTCAGCTAGAAACAGGAAGGACACATCAGATTAGGGTCCACTTTTCTTATATGGGGTATCCACTGGCGGGAGATGATCTCTATGGGGGGTCGAAACAATGGATGAACAGGCAGGCTCTCCATTGCGATGAGCTATCCTTTGTACACCCTTTTACAAAAAAGCAAATGCAGTTCTGTGCACCACTACCGGCAGATATGCAGGCAATGGTGCACAGAACTAATCAAAAGAGTTAAATTTCTCTTCAATAAAAGGCTGTTTTGAGGGAATTGTAATGGTTGTTTCTTCTGGCAGACGAAAAGCTGTCAATGCATTCCCAAAAACACAGCCAGTGTCAATGTTAATGGTTTTATTAACAATTCGTGGTTTTTTGACTGGTGTATGCCCATATACAATCCAGTCATCACCATGATAAAGTTGTGCCCAATCCCGTCTTACAGGTCGGCCATCCTCATGTTTTTCACCAGTAATATCTCCATACAGGACAAAGGTTTTAACTTTTTTATCCGTTCTCCCAATATAGGAAGCCTTAATCCCTGCATGTGCGATTACAGCATGGACTTCTGGAAGCTGCAGATAGAGCTCAGCTGCTTCGTACAACTGCATGAACTGATTTCGAATTTCCTTTTGCTTGTCATCTGAAAGTGATTTGAATTCAGCTACAGTCGTTTCTAACCCGTTGTTTTGCTTCACTTTATTCCCAAGGAAATAGCGGTATAGCTTGTTGCAATGATTTCCTGGAACATAATAAGCTTTTTTCGTTGCAATTACCATTTCGTAAACAAGCTGTATCACCTTAATGGAGGCGGGCCCACGATCTGTAATGTCACCAAGAAAGACAGGTA contains the following coding sequences:
- a CDS encoding RluA family pseudouridine synthase, producing the protein MEWKIEPFYDGKLIRDYLQEVQGFSKRIMKALKYDGGELLVNGNPETVTFKLSAGDTLSILFPPEQKGSYMKAEEIPVDIVYEDDGLLVLNKSAGMPVSPSYQHTSGTVANALLGYYEKMDIPYTIHIVTRLDRDTSGLMLVAKHRYSHSLLSVQQQTGAVKRKYKAILQGHLPEKNGIIDYPIGRKEGSIIERTVVEDGKHAITHYRITKEWIEHSLADVQLETGRTHQIRVHFSYMGYPLAGDDLYGGSKQWMNRQALHCDELSFVHPFTKKQMQFCAPLPADMQAMVHRTNQKS
- the prpE gene encoding bis(5'-nucleosyl)-tetraphosphatase PrpE, with the protein product MKIDVIGDVHGCLEELQELLQKLGYRKTDTTYTHPEGRIPVFLGDITDRGPASIKVIQLVYEMVIATKKAYYVPGNHCNKLYRYFLGNKVKQNNGLETTVAEFKSLSDDKQKEIRNQFMQLYEAAELYLQLPEVHAVIAHAGIKASYIGRTDKKVKTFVLYGDITGEKHEDGRPVRRDWAQLYHGDDWIVYGHTPVKKPRIVNKTINIDTGCVFGNALTAFRLPEETTITIPSKQPFIEEKFNSFD